Within the Thermodesulfobacteriota bacterium genome, the region GAAAATGAACGTAAAATAGCTGTTTTAGTGAATGACTTTGGCGAAATCAATATAGATGCTGAACTTATCGTCAATATTGAAAACGAAGTCGATAATACTGTTAATTTAACAAATGGGTGTATTTGCTGCTCGTTAAGTGAAGATCTTCTTGAATCAATACTTAATATTTTGGAGCGCCCTGATTTGGATCATATAATTATAGAAGCCAGTGGAGTCTCAGACCCAGCAGCAATAGCATTAAATTTGCTGTTGCCGGGGATAAGAGAACTAATTAAGATAGAGAATATTATCTCTATAATTGATGCCGAGAATGTTCTTGAGCTTACAAAAGGTCGCTATTCTGAACTTGGAATTGCTCAGATTTCGGTGGCCGATATTTTGATACTAAATAAAGTTGACCTAATCGATAAGGCAAGAGCAGACCAAATTATTAAGAGTCTTAAAGAAATCTTACCAAATTCTCGTATAGTAGAAGCTAGCCACGGTGTAGTGCCTTTAGAGCTAGTATTTGGTCTTGGCGTATATAACCCCGATCGTATTCTTGAAGCAGAACCTGTGAATACTCATGTGCATTCAGAGAATTCCTCTGATCATAACCATGAACACTCTCACCACGGTGATGTGTTTAGTACATGGAGTTATACAACAGATAAAATTTTATCTTATGATAGTCTTCGTACTGCACTAAAATCCCTTCCTACAAATATATTTAGAGCAAAAGGTATTGTTTATCAGGATAAGGAAACAGAAAAGCGCGGAATCGTACATATGGTTGGAAGAAGATGTACGCTATCTTGGGGAAATCCTTGGGCTGAGCAACAACCTTATTCAAAAATCGTCATGATAGGAACGCCGGAAGAAGTAGATCAGAAACAGATAAAAGATCATTTTGATAAACATCTGATCTCTGAATAATAATAGTAATTACCCGCCACCAGTATTTAGAATTGATTAGATTAAGTCAAAATTTATTCTTACTATAATTTCAGATTGCTTAAGATTAACTCAAAAGAAATCTTGTCTTCTAAAATCTAACTCCAAGACCTATCTGTGGTCCAGTGTGCCAAATATTGTATGTAAATTTGTTGCTGCCCGATCCATCTTCATAGTCTATGTATAAAACTCTGTATCCAATATATGGTGTTACTCCCCACCACGGGAGTGTATATCCTATATTTGAGACAAAGTTCCAGTCAACATCCGATGAAAATCCAAGCCCAAATCCTCCGATATCGGTTTTTATCGTTAGGAGCAAGTTCTCTGTGAAGTCGAAAATAAGTCTCGTGCCAACAATGAAGTCAAACCATGTCTGGTCTTCTTTAACGCGCTGACCAACCGTCCCCATTGGAGTATCTATAGTGAAATTTATTTCTGTATTAACGGTCAGTATCCTGCCTCCGCCGTAAAGATCTACAGTCATGGCCGGCCAAGATTTAAGATTGTTTGATTTTGTATTTTCACTCAGTGCTACATCTGCAACTCTATATCCTGCCGCCAGATCCATCAAAAACATTTCTACTTCGACCTTCGATCTTGTAGAACCTATCAC harbors:
- a CDS encoding GTP-binding protein, giving the protein MDKQVPVTIISGFLGAGKTTLLNHILNTENERKIAVLVNDFGEINIDAELIVNIENEVDNTVNLTNGCICCSLSEDLLESILNILERPDLDHIIIEASGVSDPAAIALNLLLPGIRELIKIENIISIIDAENVLELTKGRYSELGIAQISVADILILNKVDLIDKARADQIIKSLKEILPNSRIVEASHGVVPLELVFGLGVYNPDRILEAEPVNTHVHSENSSDHNHEHSHHGDVFSTWSYTTDKILSYDSLRTALKSLPTNIFRAKGIVYQDKETEKRGIVHMVGRRCTLSWGNPWAEQQPYSKIVMIGTPEEVDQKQIKDHFDKHLISE